The following coding sequences are from one Roseburia hominis A2-183 window:
- the gdhA gene encoding NADP-specific glutamate dehydrogenase, producing MGYVDEVLAKVKEKNASEPEFLQAVEEVLESLRPVIEANEELYKKNAILERITEPDRQVMFRVPWVDDNGQVQVNRGFRVQFNNAIGPYKGGLRLHPSVNLSIIKFLGFEQVFKNSLTTLPIGGGKGGSDFDPKGKSDREIMAFCQSFMTELYKYIGADTDVPAGDIGTGAREIGFLFGQYKRIRGLYEGVLTGKGLTYGGSLARTQATGYGLLYLTNALLKDHGIDIAGKTCAVSGSGNVAIYAIEKAHQLGAKVVTCSDSTGWIYDPEGIDVALLKEVKEVKRARLTEYAAARPSAEYHAKQNGEHGVWQYKVDLALPCATQNELDIEDAKMLVANGVTSVTEGANMPTTLEATKYLQANGVLFVGGKAANAGGVATSALEMSQNSERLSWTFEEVDGKLKGIMETIYANISDAAKRYNATVGGQTDYVAGANIAGFEKVVDAMLAQGVC from the coding sequence ATGGGATATGTAGATGAAGTTCTTGCAAAAGTAAAAGAGAAAAATGCTTCCGAGCCAGAGTTCCTTCAGGCAGTTGAAGAGGTGCTGGAGTCTTTAAGACCGGTGATTGAGGCAAATGAGGAACTGTATAAAAAGAATGCGATTTTAGAGCGCATTACAGAGCCGGATCGTCAGGTAATGTTCCGTGTTCCGTGGGTAGATGACAATGGACAGGTTCAGGTAAACAGAGGTTTCCGTGTACAGTTCAACAATGCCATTGGACCATACAAGGGAGGATTAAGACTTCATCCTTCTGTAAACTTAAGTATCATCAAATTCTTGGGATTTGAGCAGGTATTTAAGAATTCACTTACAACACTTCCGATCGGCGGCGGCAAGGGTGGTTCCGATTTTGACCCGAAGGGCAAGTCTGACAGAGAGATCATGGCATTCTGCCAGAGCTTCATGACAGAGCTTTACAAATATATCGGTGCAGATACCGACGTACCTGCCGGAGATATCGGAACAGGTGCAAGAGAGATCGGTTTCTTATTCGGCCAGTACAAGAGAATCCGCGGATTATACGAGGGAGTTCTCACGGGTAAGGGACTTACATACGGCGGTTCTCTCGCACGTACACAGGCAACCGGATATGGTCTGTTATACCTGACCAACGCATTGCTGAAGGATCACGGCATCGACATTGCAGGCAAGACCTGTGCAGTTTCCGGTTCCGGTAATGTTGCAATCTATGCGATTGAAAAAGCACATCAGTTAGGAGCAAAGGTTGTGACCTGCTCTGACTCTACCGGGTGGATCTATGATCCGGAAGGAATCGATGTTGCATTATTAAAAGAAGTAAAAGAGGTAAAACGTGCGCGTCTTACCGAGTACGCGGCAGCAAGACCTTCTGCAGAATATCATGCAAAGCAGAATGGTGAGCACGGTGTATGGCAGTACAAGGTAGATCTGGCACTTCCGTGTGCAACACAGAACGAGCTCGACATCGAGGATGCGAAGATGCTGGTTGCAAACGGCGTTACATCTGTTACAGAGGGTGCGAACATGCCTACCACACTGGAAGCGACCAAATATCTTCAGGCAAACGGCGTATTATTCGTAGGCGGTAAAGCTGCCAATGCCGGTGGTGTTGCTACTTCTGCACTGGAGATGAGCCAGAACTCCGAGAGACTTTCCTGGACATTCGAGGAAGTGGATGGAAAGCTCAAGGGCATCATGGAGACCATCTACGCAAACATTTCAGATGCTGCAAAGAGATACAATGCAACCGTTGGCGGACAGACAGACTACGTTGCAGGTGCAAATATTGCCGGATTTGAGAAGGTAGTAGATGCTATGTTAGCTCAGGGTGTTTGCTAA
- a CDS encoding DUF4321 domain-containing protein, giving the protein MSRGALGKNNWALFLMLLAGIMLGGFIGNAAAGVSGLSWLNYGQSFGFASPIVLDLGILVITFGLSIKITIASIIGVLIAIIIYRLI; this is encoded by the coding sequence ATGAGCAGAGGAGCGTTGGGCAAGAATAACTGGGCGCTGTTTTTAATGCTTCTGGCAGGAATTATGCTGGGCGGTTTTATCGGAAATGCTGCTGCAGGTGTTTCGGGACTTAGCTGGCTGAATTATGGGCAGAGCTTCGGCTTCGCCAGCCCGATTGTGCTGGATCTGGGCATTCTGGTGATCACATTCGGATTATCAATCAAGATTACCATCGCCAGCATTATCGGCGTGCTGATTGCGATTATTATTTATCGCTTGATTTAA
- a CDS encoding MarR family winged helix-turn-helix transcriptional regulator — protein sequence MTTDETLNELLVRLFKDIMEIEARCLVNEEFKDISYNDFHIIEAIGLKEPKSMTAVAKLMDVTTGTLTKAMDGLTEKGYAVRERSKQDKRVVWVYLTDKGKAAYAHHEEFHRKMIANIKGQLNEQETPILIYTLAKLVDYFQEEYGLEEE from the coding sequence ATGACCACGGATGAGACATTGAACGAATTACTGGTAAGGCTATTCAAGGATATTATGGAGATTGAGGCGAGATGTCTGGTGAATGAGGAATTTAAGGACATCAGCTACAACGATTTTCATATTATAGAAGCCATCGGATTAAAGGAGCCGAAAAGCATGACGGCGGTGGCAAAGCTGATGGATGTCACGACCGGTACGCTGACGAAGGCGATGGATGGCCTGACTGAGAAGGGGTATGCCGTAAGAGAACGCAGCAAGCAGGACAAACGCGTGGTGTGGGTGTACTTGACGGACAAAGGAAAAGCGGCATATGCGCATCACGAAGAGTTTCACCGCAAAATGATCGCCAACATCAAGGGACAGCTGAATGAGCAGGAGACGCCGATTTTGATCTATACGCTGGCAAAGCTCGTGGACTATTTTCAAGAGGAATATGGATTGGAGGAGGAATAG
- a CDS encoding beta-ketoacyl-ACP synthase III: MKVKIVGTGSAVPEKCVTNDDLSQWMDTSDEWIRSRTGIETRHLAVRETTTEMAVEAAKRALASAHMDAEELELIIAATITPDRLLPNLACEVQSALGACRAVAFDVSAACSGFLYAMDIARHYLEAGGSRRALVIGAETLSRIMDWSDRSTCVLFGDGAGAAVLEADEAEEHAGILSTVLGTDGAGGMVLRCDNRRNHNPYVKGDTALSYVSMNGQEVYKFAVRTVPKVIAGAVEEAGLSMDEIDFFLLHQANLRIIEAVAKRLHQPMEKFPTNLQKYGNISSASVPILLDNVNNHGMIGEGSKIVLAGFGAGLTWGAAVLRWQAV; encoded by the coding sequence ATGAAGGTAAAGATCGTGGGCACCGGAAGTGCAGTCCCCGAAAAATGTGTGACGAACGATGATCTTAGTCAATGGATGGATACATCGGATGAGTGGATCAGAAGCCGGACGGGAATTGAGACCAGACATCTGGCTGTGAGAGAGACAACGACAGAAATGGCAGTGGAGGCGGCGAAGCGGGCACTTGCATCTGCACATATGGACGCGGAGGAGCTGGAGCTGATCATTGCGGCGACGATCACGCCGGACCGGCTGCTCCCGAACCTTGCCTGCGAGGTGCAGAGCGCACTCGGGGCATGCCGGGCGGTCGCCTTTGACGTCAGTGCCGCCTGCTCGGGTTTTTTATACGCGATGGATATTGCACGCCACTATCTGGAAGCCGGCGGAAGCCGGCGGGCGCTGGTAATTGGTGCGGAGACATTGTCGCGGATCATGGACTGGAGCGACCGGAGTACCTGTGTGTTGTTTGGGGATGGCGCAGGTGCGGCAGTGCTGGAAGCAGATGAGGCGGAGGAGCATGCGGGCATCTTAAGCACCGTGCTTGGAACGGACGGCGCGGGCGGGATGGTATTGCGCTGTGACAACCGCAGAAATCACAATCCGTATGTGAAGGGCGACACCGCGCTCTCGTACGTGTCCATGAACGGGCAGGAGGTCTATAAGTTTGCGGTGCGCACGGTGCCGAAAGTAATTGCCGGGGCGGTGGAAGAGGCAGGGCTTTCGATGGATGAAATCGATTTTTTCCTGCTGCATCAGGCGAACCTTAGAATCATCGAGGCAGTGGCGAAACGCCTGCATCAGCCGATGGAAAAATTTCCCACAAATCTGCAGAAGTATGGAAATATTTCCTCGGCGAGCGTGCCGATTTTACTTGATAATGTCAATAATCATGGTATGATAGGAGAAGGCAGTAAAATAGTACTGGCAGGCTTTGGAGCCGGTCTTACGTGGGGCGCAGCAGTGCTCCGCTGGCAGGCGGTGTAG
- a CDS encoding acetyl-CoA carboxylase carboxyl transferase subunit, with protein MAALFQKRKKEPAEKTPVEAAQALQETIVCPACGREINKKEAEKNLYVCYECGSYFRVRTRNRIRMVADAGTFTSWFEDLAEANPLEFPGYEDKVKAAKEKTGLHEAVTIGHCKIYGEDTVLGICDARFLMSSMGHVMGEKIACAVERATEEGLPVILFCCSGGARMQEGIVSLMQMAKTSAALKRHSEAGLLYVPVLTDPTTGGVTASFAMLGDIILAEPGALIGFAGPRVIEQTIGEKLPEGFQRAQFQLEHGFVDRIVERKELKLTLYRILKLHHKKEGYANFDPVREADCLEATELMKERATKAKALSAWEKVKAARKVDRLASVDYIEQIFDEFMELHGDRQFRDDPAIVGGVAYLDGQPVTVIGVHKGKDLKECMHRNYGMPSPEGYRKALRLMKQAEKFKRPVITFVNTSGAFCGMEAEERGQGEAIARNLYEMSGLKVPVLCIMIGEGGSGGALALSVGNEVWMLENATYSILSPEGFASILWKDGRRAKEASGVMKITAQDLKALGVIEEIIPEYGMADQPALISISRYMKRHIKTFLKKQNGKTGDQLAAERYQRFRVF; from the coding sequence ATGGCGGCTTTGTTTCAGAAGCGGAAAAAAGAACCGGCAGAAAAAACACCGGTGGAGGCAGCACAGGCGCTGCAGGAGACGATTGTGTGCCCGGCCTGCGGCAGGGAGATCAATAAAAAGGAAGCGGAAAAAAATCTGTATGTCTGCTATGAGTGCGGCAGTTATTTCAGGGTGCGCACCAGAAACCGCATCCGCATGGTGGCGGATGCGGGAACGTTTACCTCGTGGTTCGAGGATCTGGCGGAGGCGAATCCGCTGGAGTTCCCGGGATATGAGGACAAAGTAAAAGCGGCAAAGGAAAAGACCGGACTGCATGAGGCGGTCACCATAGGTCACTGTAAAATATACGGTGAGGACACGGTGCTTGGCATCTGCGACGCCAGATTTCTGATGAGCAGCATGGGGCATGTGATGGGGGAGAAAATTGCCTGTGCGGTGGAACGCGCGACAGAGGAAGGTCTGCCGGTCATCCTGTTTTGCTGCTCCGGTGGCGCCAGAATGCAGGAGGGGATCGTTTCCCTGATGCAGATGGCAAAAACATCTGCGGCATTGAAGCGGCATTCGGAAGCGGGGCTATTGTATGTTCCGGTGCTGACAGACCCGACGACCGGGGGCGTGACGGCAAGTTTTGCCATGCTTGGAGACATCATCCTGGCGGAGCCGGGGGCACTGATCGGTTTTGCGGGACCGCGCGTGATTGAGCAGACGATCGGGGAAAAGCTGCCGGAAGGTTTTCAGCGGGCACAGTTTCAGCTGGAGCACGGATTTGTTGACAGGATTGTGGAGAGGAAGGAGCTAAAGCTTACCCTGTACCGCATCTTAAAGCTGCATCACAAAAAAGAAGGTTATGCCAATTTCGATCCGGTGCGGGAGGCAGACTGCCTCGAGGCGACAGAACTGATGAAAGAGCGCGCCACAAAGGCGAAAGCATTGTCCGCGTGGGAGAAGGTCAAGGCAGCGAGAAAGGTGGACCGGCTGGCGTCTGTGGACTACATAGAGCAGATTTTTGACGAATTTATGGAATTACATGGAGACCGGCAGTTCCGGGACGATCCGGCGATTGTCGGCGGTGTGGCGTATCTGGATGGCCAGCCGGTCACAGTGATCGGTGTGCATAAGGGAAAAGATTTAAAGGAATGTATGCACCGGAATTATGGAATGCCGTCGCCGGAGGGATATCGGAAAGCACTCCGGCTGATGAAGCAGGCGGAAAAATTTAAGCGTCCGGTCATTACATTTGTGAACACCTCCGGCGCCTTCTGCGGCATGGAGGCGGAGGAGCGCGGACAGGGCGAGGCGATCGCGAGAAACCTGTATGAGATGTCCGGCTTAAAGGTTCCGGTTCTTTGCATTATGATCGGGGAAGGCGGAAGCGGCGGTGCGCTGGCACTCTCTGTTGGAAATGAGGTCTGGATGCTTGAGAATGCGACCTACAGCATTTTATCGCCGGAAGGGTTTGCATCGATTCTCTGGAAGGATGGCAGACGGGCAAAAGAAGCGAGTGGCGTCATGAAAATTACCGCGCAGGATTTAAAAGCGCTCGGCGTGATTGAGGAGATCATACCGGAGTACGGCATGGCGGATCAGCCGGCACTGATTTCCATATCGCGTTACATGAAGAGGCATATAAAAACATTTTTGAAAAAACAGAACGGAAAAACCGGGGATCAGCTCGCTGCGGAGCGCTATCAGAGATTCCGCGTGTTTTAA
- the fabZ gene encoding 3-hydroxyacyl-ACP dehydratase FabZ, with amino-acid sequence MELEIGQIMEILPHRQPFLLIDAVEELEPGKRAVARKCVSYNEPYFGGHFPGEPVMPGVLIVEALAQTGAVAILSMEENCGKTAYFAEINRARFKKKVVPGDVLTLTTEIIRQKGPIGIGSATASVRGEVVCTAELTFAIGSKEE; translated from the coding sequence ATGGAACTGGAGATCGGACAGATCATGGAGATCCTTCCGCACAGACAGCCGTTTCTGCTGATCGATGCGGTGGAAGAACTGGAGCCCGGAAAACGCGCGGTGGCGCGAAAATGCGTCAGCTACAACGAACCTTATTTCGGAGGACATTTCCCGGGGGAACCGGTGATGCCCGGGGTACTGATTGTCGAGGCACTGGCGCAGACCGGTGCGGTGGCAATCTTAAGTATGGAGGAAAACTGTGGAAAGACCGCGTATTTTGCGGAGATTAACCGTGCCAGATTTAAGAAAAAAGTGGTGCCGGGGGATGTGCTGACCCTGACGACGGAGATCATCCGGCAGAAAGGACCGATCGGCATCGGCAGTGCGACGGCGTCTGTGCGCGGGGAGGTTGTCTGCACGGCGGAGCTTACGTTTGCAATCGGCAGCAAGGAGGAGTAG
- the fabF gene encoding beta-ketoacyl-ACP synthase II yields MRRRVVVTGMGVITPIGNSVEEFWNAVREEKTGFGEITHFDASGYKCHLAAEVKNFDGKNYMDPKAAKRMELFCQYAVAATKEAIADAGLEMEKEDPYLVGTAIGSGVGSLQAIEREYKKLLEKGPGRVNPLLVPMMISNMAAGNVSIQFGFKGKSINDVTACATGTNTIGEAFRSIQYGEADVMIAGGTEGSICPIGIAGFTALTALSSESDPKRCSLPFDKERSGFVMGEGAGIVVLEELEHAKQRGAKIYAEVAGYGCSSDAYHITSPAEDGAGAARAMENAMKDAGVKPDEIPYINAHGTATHLNDLFETRAIRLAFGEHATKLKINSTKSMIGHLLGAAGAVEFVTCVKEMQENYVHATVGYQTPDEELDLDYCREAVAMEVPYALSNSLGFGGHNASLLLKRYGGEA; encoded by the coding sequence ATGAGAAGACGGGTCGTAGTAACCGGAATGGGCGTGATAACGCCGATCGGGAACTCTGTAGAAGAATTTTGGAATGCGGTGCGGGAAGAAAAGACAGGATTTGGGGAAATCACGCATTTTGACGCATCTGGATATAAATGCCATCTGGCAGCGGAAGTAAAGAATTTTGACGGGAAAAATTATATGGATCCCAAGGCGGCAAAACGCATGGAACTGTTTTGCCAGTATGCGGTGGCGGCAACGAAAGAGGCCATCGCGGATGCCGGACTTGAGATGGAGAAGGAAGACCCGTATCTGGTGGGAACAGCGATCGGAAGCGGCGTCGGAAGTCTGCAGGCGATCGAACGCGAATATAAGAAGCTTCTGGAAAAGGGACCGGGACGTGTCAATCCGCTTCTGGTGCCGATGATGATTTCCAACATGGCAGCAGGCAACGTGTCGATCCAGTTTGGCTTCAAGGGAAAAAGCATCAACGATGTGACGGCTTGTGCGACCGGCACGAATACGATCGGCGAGGCGTTCCGGAGCATCCAGTATGGGGAAGCGGATGTCATGATCGCAGGAGGTACGGAGGGCAGCATCTGTCCGATCGGAATTGCCGGCTTTACGGCGCTGACGGCACTGTCGTCCGAGAGCGATCCGAAGCGATGTTCCCTGCCGTTTGATAAGGAGCGGAGCGGGTTTGTCATGGGAGAGGGCGCGGGAATCGTCGTGCTGGAGGAGTTAGAGCATGCGAAGCAGCGTGGAGCGAAGATTTATGCAGAGGTAGCCGGCTACGGATGTTCCTCAGATGCCTACCATATTACATCTCCGGCGGAGGACGGTGCGGGCGCGGCGCGTGCGATGGAAAATGCCATGAAGGATGCGGGGGTAAAACCGGACGAGATTCCATACATCAATGCACATGGAACGGCGACACATCTGAATGATCTGTTTGAGACGCGCGCAATCAGGCTTGCGTTTGGGGAACATGCCACGAAGCTTAAAATCAATTCCACAAAATCGATGATCGGACATCTGCTCGGGGCTGCGGGCGCCGTGGAGTTTGTAACCTGCGTCAAGGAAATGCAGGAAAATTATGTGCACGCGACCGTCGGCTACCAGACACCGGATGAGGAACTGGATCTTGACTACTGCAGGGAGGCGGTGGCGATGGAGGTGCCGTACGCGCTCAGCAACTCCCTTGGATTCGGCGGGCACAATGCGAGCCTTTTACTTAAGAGATATGGAGGCGAGGCGTGA
- the fabG gene encoding 3-oxoacyl-[acyl-carrier-protein] reductase, with protein MLEGKVALVTGAGRGIGSTIAETLAREGAFVVVNYRGSGQAAQELAEKIGGVAMQCDVADFEACENMIKTMIETYGHLDILVNNAGITRDGLLMKMSEADFEAVLSTNLKGTFHTIRHASRYFLKQRYGRIVNISSVSGVMGNAGQANYSASKAGVIGLTKSVARELASRGITCNAVAPGFIETDMTDAMTESAKEAVQKQIPLGRCGNTKDVAELVTFLASDKAAYITGQVISVDGGMCM; from the coding sequence ATGCTGGAAGGAAAGGTAGCGCTTGTGACCGGAGCGGGAAGAGGGATCGGCAGTACGATCGCAGAAACACTTGCAAGGGAAGGCGCGTTTGTTGTCGTGAATTACCGCGGATCGGGACAGGCGGCACAGGAACTGGCGGAGAAAATCGGCGGAGTCGCCATGCAGTGCGATGTGGCGGATTTTGAAGCCTGCGAAAACATGATCAAAACGATGATAGAGACGTATGGGCATCTCGATATTTTAGTCAACAACGCCGGAATCACAAGGGACGGTCTGCTGATGAAGATGAGCGAGGCGGATTTTGAAGCGGTTCTTTCGACAAATCTGAAGGGAACATTTCATACGATACGGCACGCGTCCCGCTATTTTTTAAAACAGCGTTATGGAAGAATTGTCAATATTTCGTCCGTGTCCGGTGTGATGGGGAATGCCGGGCAGGCAAATTACAGTGCAAGCAAGGCGGGGGTGATCGGACTGACGAAAAGTGTGGCAAGGGAACTGGCGTCGCGGGGGATCACCTGCAATGCGGTGGCACCCGGTTTTATTGAGACCGATATGACGGATGCCATGACAGAGAGCGCAAAGGAAGCCGTTCAAAAACAGATTCCACTGGGGAGATGCGGAAATACAAAGGATGTGGCAGAACTTGTGACATTTCTGGCATCAGACAAGGCCGCGTATATCACCGGTCAGGTGATCTCTGTGGACGGCGGCATGTGTATGTAA